One Pseudobutyrivibrio xylanivorans genomic window, CTAAGTTTATCTTTATTATTCTTTTCATCCCAACTATTAAATTTAGTTTTTAAGCCTGGCATTGTGTAATCTAACATATGAGTTAATTCTTGAAGCGCTTTAATGTGTAGTTCCATATAGAATCTGTAACGTCTCCCAAGCAACTTAAGCTCAGCATATATAGCCTCATCTTTGTCATAGTTTTGAAGCTTATACCATTTTTCAATACCATAGTTTGCTATGACAATTGAGTCCAATTTGTCTGTTTTAGCGCCACGAATGCTGTTATCTTTAGCATATTTTCTCATGGCATATGGATTTATTACCGACACAAAATACCCACGCTCAAGAAAAAAAGTTAGCAATGGCAAATGGTATACACCTGTGGCTTCCATAACCAATCTTACTTCGCCATCCAGCTTCCTTAACATCTTCTCAAGTTCGCTGAGCTCACTTTCTGTATGCTGTACTTCAAACGGTTTTAATACAATTTCTCCGTATGGCTTCATAACGCATACAGTACTTTTACCTTTAGAAACATCAACACCTACGCTTATCATTCTAAACCTCCCTCTACATAAAATTTAGTAATTGTTCCAACCGCACTTATTACCATTCAGTTTAGTTGGTTACGCGGGTGTCGCTCCCTACCTGCCTAATCGAATGCTTATAATAAGGGGTTGGTTAACGGTTTTTATTGCGGATGATTAATCCAAAAAGCCCCACGTCAGACCAATTACTCCCCTTATTATAAAAAAATAAGTGCAGAAGTTAGAGTTAATTACTCTCTAACTACTACACTTTTATGGTACTAAAATCCCCCTTGACGATTTAGGGTTCGATGACTATATTTTAGTTAAGCGATTAACCTAAAACAAACCCAAAGAAACAAATGAAGAGAAATGTTTAACTCTCCAAAAGGAGTTAAACGCAAAACCACAAAAGGTATGGAGGGAACAAAGAATGAAAATGAAAAGATTAGTAGCTACTATGCTTTCAGTAGCAATGGTAGCAGGCACAGTGACAGGCTGTGGAGCCAACAGCGGAAGTAGCGAGGGTAGCGCTGCAACTTCTACAGCTCAGGAAGGAGAGACACAGGATGTCACACTTAAGATCTGGGTACCTGAGGAAGAGGTAGAGATTACAGATGCAATGGTAAAAAAGTTTGATGAGATTCACGATGAATTCAATATCACTTATGAGATTGCAGTAGTTGGTATTGACGAGGCGCCACAGGCACTTGATACAGATGCTGATACTGCAGCAGATATTTTCTATACACCATCAGGCGGTGTAGCTGATCTTGCAGGAAAAGGACTTCTTCTTCCTATCACAAAGGATTACGAGACAATCAAGGATGAGCTTCCAGAGAGTGCTTTAAATGCAGTTACAGTTGATGACATCACTTATGCAGTTCCATTTTCACCAAACACATTCTTTATGTATTACAACAAAGATCTTCTTACAGAAGAAGAGGTGAAGGATCTGGATACTATCATGGCTAAGGATTTAGGAGATGGAAAGTACAACTTCAGTACACACATCACTGATTCATGGTACTCAGAGATGTTCTTCCTTGGAAATGGATGTACATTATTCGGTGATGACGGTAAGGATGCAACAGATTGCACATTCAACAACGAGGCTGGTCTTGCAGCCGGACAGTACATTGTTGACCTTGTAGAGAATCCTAAGTACATCGAAGATTTAGATGGAGCAGGTGGTTCTGAATTCAAGGCAGGAAACCTTGGCGCTATCACATCGGGAGCTTGGTCAGCACCAGAATTTAGAGAGGCACTTGGAGACAAGCTTGGAGCAGTTGCACTTCCTACAGCTACAATCGGAGGCAACAAGGTTCAGCTTTCAAACTTCGTAGATTTCAAGACAATCACTGTTAAGTCAAATACACAGTATCCACTTGCAGCACAGCAGCTTGCAGTATTTATGGGAAATCCAGAAAACAGCCTTACAAGATATGAGAATCAGGGCGATATTCCAGTACTTGAGTCATTAGCTTCAAGCGAAGCAATCTCATCTGATTTCGTAGCTAAGGCACTTAACCAGCAGGCATCCTACGCGACAAATCAGCCAAGCATTCCAAAGATGGGTGATTACTGGGATCCTATGAAGGCTCTTGGAGAAGGAATATACTATGGCGATATCACATCAGCTAATCTTCAGGCTCAGCTTGATTCATTAGTTGATAGCATTACAGGAACTCTTACAGAATAGAAGAAGCGATTATGATTAAAGAATTATATACAAAGCTATCTTATGTTGTCTGGGGACTTTTAAATATTATTCACGGACAGATAGTTAAAGGTTTGATTTTTCTTTCATTAGAAATTTCATACATACTCTTCATGATTATTAGTGGGGCGAGAAATCTCGCCCAGCTAATAACTCTCGGTGATAAACTGCAGGGTATGAATTTCAATGAGGAAATTGGAATATACGAAATGACAGCTGGAGATAACTCCATGCTTATTCTCCTGTACGGAGTAATAACAATAGTCATTTCAATTGTAGCTTTATCAATTGGATTCTTTTCAGTTTCATCTGGAAAGGCTGCCAGAGATAGAGCAATGGCTGGCAAGCATAACAATAATTTTTTAGAGGATTTAAGAAGTCTTACAAATAATAACATTAGATTTCTATTACTCAGTGTTCCAGTGGTTGGTCTTATCGTATTTACGGTAATGCCACTTCTGTATATGATTTTGATGGCATTTACAAATTACGATCAGAATCATCAGCCACCAGGAAATCTTTTTGACTGGGTAGGAATAAAGAATTTTATAACATTGCTTTCAACAGGAGACAGACTGGCATCTACATTCTGGCCTGTTCTTGGCTGGACCCTTATCTGGGGATTTGCAGCTACATTCACCTGCTATTTTGGTGGAATGATTTTGGCAATGATTATTAATTCAAAGGGTATTAAATTTAAAAAGTTTTGGAGAACGATATTTGTTTTCACAATGGCAATACCAGGTTTTATTTCACTTAGAGTAGTAGCTACTATGCTAGGTGAAAAGGGAATATTCAATGTGCTTCTTCAGCAGTGGGGATTTACAAGTACATCACTTCCATTTTTATCAAATGCTACCTGGGCTAGATTCTCAGTAATCATTGTTAATTTCTGGATTGGTGTTCCGGTAACAATGCTGATGGTAAGCGGCATTTTAATGAATATTCCAGGGGAATTATATGAGGCAGCTAGAATCGATGGAGCAGGACCTGTGACCATGTTTAGGAAGATTACCTTCCCATATATGTGGTTTGTAACTACTCCATATCTGATTTCAAACCTGATTAGCAACTTTAATAATTTCAACACTATTTACTTCCTGACAGCAGGTGAACCACACACACTTGATTACTACAAGGGTGCAGGAAAGACAGACCTTTTAGTTACCTGGTTGTACAAGCTGACTAAGGATAGTAACGACTTTAATCTGGCGGCAACAATTGGAATTATTATCTTTGTTATTTCAGCGATTTTCACCCTGATTTCATTTTCAAGGTCGAATTCACTTAAGAATGAGGAGGGATTCAGCTGATGAAAAAGGCGGTTATTGGACTAAATATAAAATATTTCACAAGGGCAGTTTTGTTTGGTGTATTGCAGTTTATCTGTTTATTCTTGCCTTATGTGAATCTAAATGGAGATAAGTTTAGCTTTTTTAAGATAGCAGGACTGTTAGCTGACGCAGAGAAGGCAAGCAGACTCAATGTAGTGGTCTATGGAACTATCGTATTTACGATATTATCTTTTGCATTTGTTATTTTGAATTTAATCTCAAAATCAAAGGTGAAAGTACAGATATGGCAGTACATTCAGGCAGTTAACACAGTGGCAATCACAATCTTATTGTTTTCAACAAAAACAATAGTCGAAAAGGCTGGGCTGGCATCAGGATTTTTAAACAGAGACCTTGGAGCAGGCTATTTTGGTGGTTTGATTTTTGCCTTTTTGACATTAATCTTTGTTATGAAGGTGAATGAAACCAACACTGGCTACATTATCCTTACCATAATGGGAATAATCTGGATGTTTCCAATTCTCTGGATTTTACTTACAGCACTTCGTGCAGAGCAGGGATATTATGTTGGTTATTTCTTCCCTAAGGGACTTACACTTTCTAATTTCACTAAACTGTTTGCAAAAGACAGTGTAATACCATTTGGAAAATGGTGGTTAAACACATTCATAGTAGCTATCTGTGGATGTGTATTAAACACACTGATTATTCTTGCTACATCATTTACCTTGAGCCGTACAAGGTTCGCAGGAAGAAAAGCATTTATGAATGTGCTTATGATTATTGGTTTGTTCCCAGGATTTATGTCACTGATTGCAGTTTATAACATCCTTAAGGGAATAGGACTTAATCAGTCGCTTGTGGCACTTATCATCGTAAGTGCAGCTGGAGCAGCAATGGGATATCACGTTAGCAAAGGCTTTTTCGATACTATCCCAAGAGCTGTTGATGAAGCGGCAATAATTGATGGGGCATCACGCTTGCAGATTTTTACTCACATTACATTGCCTCTTTCAAAGTCAATTATCGTATATACGGCACTTGTAAATTTCCTTGCAGCTTGGTCAGATTATATTTTCCCAAGTATGCTGTTCGGAGATAAGCAGAGCTCATATACA contains:
- a CDS encoding extracellular solute-binding protein, whose product is MKMKRLVATMLSVAMVAGTVTGCGANSGSSEGSAATSTAQEGETQDVTLKIWVPEEEVEITDAMVKKFDEIHDEFNITYEIAVVGIDEAPQALDTDADTAADIFYTPSGGVADLAGKGLLLPITKDYETIKDELPESALNAVTVDDITYAVPFSPNTFFMYYNKDLLTEEEVKDLDTIMAKDLGDGKYNFSTHITDSWYSEMFFLGNGCTLFGDDGKDATDCTFNNEAGLAAGQYIVDLVENPKYIEDLDGAGGSEFKAGNLGAITSGAWSAPEFREALGDKLGAVALPTATIGGNKVQLSNFVDFKTITVKSNTQYPLAAQQLAVFMGNPENSLTRYENQGDIPVLESLASSEAISSDFVAKALNQQASYATNQPSIPKMGDYWDPMKALGEGIYYGDITSANLQAQLDSLVDSITGTLTE
- a CDS encoding carbohydrate ABC transporter permease, which encodes MIKELYTKLSYVVWGLLNIIHGQIVKGLIFLSLEISYILFMIISGARNLAQLITLGDKLQGMNFNEEIGIYEMTAGDNSMLILLYGVITIVISIVALSIGFFSVSSGKAARDRAMAGKHNNNFLEDLRSLTNNNIRFLLLSVPVVGLIVFTVMPLLYMILMAFTNYDQNHQPPGNLFDWVGIKNFITLLSTGDRLASTFWPVLGWTLIWGFAATFTCYFGGMILAMIINSKGIKFKKFWRTIFVFTMAIPGFISLRVVATMLGEKGIFNVLLQQWGFTSTSLPFLSNATWARFSVIIVNFWIGVPVTMLMVSGILMNIPGELYEAARIDGAGPVTMFRKITFPYMWFVTTPYLISNLISNFNNFNTIYFLTAGEPHTLDYYKGAGKTDLLVTWLYKLTKDSNDFNLAATIGIIIFVISAIFTLISFSRSNSLKNEEGFS
- a CDS encoding sugar ABC transporter permease, with the translated sequence MKKAVIGLNIKYFTRAVLFGVLQFICLFLPYVNLNGDKFSFFKIAGLLADAEKASRLNVVVYGTIVFTILSFAFVILNLISKSKVKVQIWQYIQAVNTVAITILLFSTKTIVEKAGLASGFLNRDLGAGYFGGLIFAFLTLIFVMKVNETNTGYIILTIMGIIWMFPILWILLTALRAEQGYYVGYFFPKGLTLSNFTKLFAKDSVIPFGKWWLNTFIVAICGCVLNTLIILATSFTLSRTRFAGRKAFMNVLMIIGLFPGFMSLIAVYNILKGIGLNQSLVALIIVSAAGAAMGYHVSKGFFDTIPRAVDEAAIIDGASRLQIFTHITLPLSKSIIVYTALVNFLAAWSDYIFPSMLFGDKQSSYTVAVGLYWLTDFRRIDRYYTQFAAGAVIVAIPIVILFIWLQKFYVEGLSGSVKG